Proteins encoded together in one Dehalococcoidia bacterium window:
- a CDS encoding transglutaminase domain-containing protein, translated as EAGRGYCDYFASALAVMLRSTGVPARVVVGYVMHERNADGSFALREHDAHAWTEVYFQGYGWQRFDATPGGAAAFAPGEGQEPASGAFGSLPAPASPQLASPPVEPPSAEASPVATKPAAPGDSLSLPLLAFALLLAVALAATYALALRLREPRRAAFAAWLGGGGAARLFVRAPASGETAHEFAAATARRSPRAAGLQALAAAYTAARYGPRPTRLPAPSHLWRILAGTLAGLTVDRLRRRSKP; from the coding sequence TCGAAGCGGGCCGCGGCTACTGCGACTACTTCGCCTCGGCGCTGGCGGTGATGCTGCGCAGCACGGGCGTGCCGGCCCGCGTCGTCGTCGGTTATGTCATGCACGAGCGCAACGCCGACGGCAGCTTCGCCCTGCGCGAGCATGACGCCCACGCCTGGACCGAGGTCTACTTCCAGGGTTACGGCTGGCAACGCTTCGACGCCACGCCCGGCGGCGCGGCGGCCTTCGCGCCGGGCGAGGGCCAAGAACCGGCATCAGGCGCATTCGGTTCCCTGCCGGCGCCCGCCAGTCCGCAACTCGCTTCGCCGCCGGTCGAGCCGCCCAGCGCCGAGGCTTCCCCCGTCGCGACAAAGCCGGCGGCGCCCGGAGATTCACTCTCGCTCCCGCTTCTCGCCTTCGCGCTCCTGCTCGCCGTGGCGCTGGCGGCCACGTACGCGCTGGCATTGCGCCTGCGTGAACCCCGCAGGGCAGCGTTCGCCGCCTGGCTCGGCGGCGGCGGCGCGGCGCGACTGTTCGTGCGCGCGCCTGCCTCGGGAGAAACCGCGCATGAGTTCGCGGCCGCCACGGCTCGCCGCTCGCCGCGCGCCGCCGGACTGCAGGCGCTTGCCGCGGCGTACACCGCGGCGCGCTACGGTCCCCGCCCTACGCGGCTGCCCGCACCGTCACACCTGTGGCGAATCCTCGCCGGCACGCTGGCCGGCCTGACGGTGGATCGACTGCGGCGTCGTTCGAAACCGTAG